The stretch of DNA GGGGCAAGGAGGCTGGATCGGCGGGCCTGGGCCTGACCATCGCCCAGCAGGTCGTGACGTCGCACGGCGGAACCATCGACGTGATCGACACGCCCGGCGGCGGGGCCACCTTCCGGGTCCGCCTGCCGCTGCCCGACGAGGAAGACGAGTAGGCACTCTGGTGGTGGCCTGTGGTCAGCGTGACGACACCGGTTTCCCCGTGAGACACACGGCCCCCACAGAGGGACGGGCAGGTCTCCCCGGCCTCCGGGTTACCCTCTGCCCATGACCCTGTCCCGCCCGCCTGCCCTCAGTGCCCTCAAGGAATGGGACGCCCAGTGCCAGCTGCTGACCCTGGGCCGCGTGTCGCTGCTGCTCCGCAAGGGCGGCATCCTGGAAACGCACGACGGCTTCGAGGTCGAACACCGCCGCTTCCTGCTGTACCCCACCTTCCTGCACCAGAACCCGCAGGAATTGCAGCCCCAGTACCAGCCCTTGCTGCGTCCTGACCCTGCCCCTGGCCAGATCGTGCTTCCGGCCCTGGCGGAGGTGGTGGCTGTTCATAAAGTCGAGTCCCTGGAGGCGGCCCTGCGGCTGGAACCCCTGCAGGCGTTGACTGCCGGGGCCATCGAACGCCGCTTCCACTACCGCAACCGTCCCTGGATTCACGCGCTGCTGCTGCGGGTGCGCCCGCTGGTCACGCCGCTGACCCTGGAAGAAACGCCGGACCTGCTGGGGTGCGTCAGCTGGGTGCCGCTGGGGGACGCGGCGGCGCAGGCGGGGGTGGCGGCCGTCGGTGAAGCCGGGCTGCATGACCGTCAGGACGAACTGGAACGTCTGCTCACGGCCTGAAAAAGGGAGGCGCGTGGCCTCCCAGTTCAGTTCGGATGCGGTTTACTGCGCTTCCAGGTCGTAGTTGTTCAGGATGGTGGTCTGCACGTTGCCGTCAGGATTGACCAGGTTCCAGCCCGTCTTTGTGCCGGCAAAAAACTGGTTGTCGTTCTGGGCAAAGGCCAGGCGCTTGCCGTTGTCCTTGCTCAGCACGGTGTCGCCCGCGTCGTAGCGGTTGTCGCCGTTGGCGTCGCGGAACACGATCACGCGGTAGGTGCCGTAGGGCACGTTGCTGGGCAGGTCCAGCGCGAAGCCGCCGGTCAGGAACTTGTCGATCAGCTGGCTCTGGGTGCCGTCGGCGGTGTACTTGCCGTCGTTGAAGCCCACCAGGGCCAGGCCGAGATTCTGGTTGGCCGCGAAGCCGCGCAACTGGCCCGTCACGTCCTTCTTGACGGGATTGCCGGCCAGGGTACAGGCGCTGAGGGTCAGGGTGCCGAGGGCCAGGGGAATAAGCAGCTTGTTCATGGGAAACCTCCGTGAATAGGGTTAGGGAATACAACTTTGACCCTCCTACCGTAGCGGCAATGGCCGGGTAGAACCACCGTGAAAGCCTTCCCGCTCGACTCATCGGACGTTCATGGGGCCTGGATTTTCAGACGGAACCTGACGCCGCCTTGAGGTGGGAGCCTCTGAAGGGCGGGGCCGCCTCTATACTCCGGTTCATGCAGCGCCCACCGTTCACCGCCCTCGCCGCCGTGTACGACGCGATCATGGCGGACGTGGAGTACGACTACTGGGCCGATTTCGTCCTGACCTACGCCCGCGATGGGGGCCTGACGCTGGAGGGGGCCGCGGCGTTGGATCTGGCCTGCGGCACCGGCGGCTTCACGCGCGAACTGGCGGCGACCGGCCTGCGGGTAACCGGCCTGGACGTCAGCGAGGACATGCTGCGCGAGGCCCGCACGCGGTTGCCGGGGGTGGAGTTTGTGGCGGGTGACCTGCGAACCTTCACGCTGCCGGGGCGCTTTGACCTGGTCACCTGCGTCTTCGACAGTCTGAACAATTTGCTCAGCGTGGAAGACCTGACGGCGGCCCTGACGCGGGCGCAGGCACACCTGAAGCCCGGCGGCCTGCTGGTCTTCGACGTGAACACCCGCCTGGGCGTGCGCGAGCTGTGGGAGGGCGACGCCATCGAGGGCCTGGCCCCACTGCCGGGCGGCGGCGAGGTGCATTACCACTGGTCCCACCACCATGACGCGGCCAGCGATCTGGGCGTGGTGCAGGCCTTTTGCCGCGTGGAGGAGGGCGGCGAGCTGCGCGAATTCGTGGAGACCCACCGCGAGCGCGGCTACGATCCCGCCGATCTGGAAGGGCCACTCCAGCACGCGGGATTCGCCCGCTGGGAAATCGTGGAATATCCCGATTACGCCCCGCCCATGCCCGACGTGCCGCGCGTGTGGGTCTTCGCGTGGGCAGCTGAAGAGGCTGGGGCAGAAACATGAGCGTCCTTCCGGTGCTGGGCGCGGGCGGCTGGGGCACGGCGCTGGCGGTGGGGGCGGCGCGCAACGGGCGGGACGTGACCCTGTGGGCGCGACGGCCCGAACTGGTGACCGAACTGGAACGCACCCGCGTGAACGCCGACTACCTGCCGGGCGTCGTGTTGCCGGAGGGGCTGCGTTTCACCGCTGATCTGGGCGAGGCCATCAGAGGCGCCGACTTCGCCCTGATCGTCGTGCCCAGCGTGGGCGTGCCGCCACTCCTCGAACAGCTTCCGCGTGAACTGGGCGTGGTGCTGTGCGCCAAGGGCCTCGCGCCGGACGGCGGGCCGTTGACGGGGCTGGCCCGCGAACTGGGGTTTGCGCGGGTGGCCGTCCTGAGCGGCCCCAACCACGCCGAGGAGATCGGGCGCGGCCTGCCCGCGGCCACGGTGGTGGCCAGCGCCGATCAACCCCTTGCCCTGGCCGTACAGTCGGCGCTGATGTCCCCGGCCCTGCGCGTGTACACCAGCGCCGACGAGGTGGGCGTGGAACTCGGCGGCGTCCTGAAAAACGTGATGGCGCTGGCCGCCGGACTGGTGGACGGCCTGGAACTGGGCGACAACGCCAAAGCCGCCCTCATCACCCGTGGCCTGCGCGAGATGCGCCGCTACCTGCTGGCCCTGGGCGCGCAGGAGGACACGGTGTACGGCCTGAGCGGGCTGGGCGATCTGGTCGCCACCGCCACCAGCCGTCACAGCCGCAACCGTGCGGCGGGCGAGGCCATCGCGCGCGGCCAGCACCCCTCGCCCGGCGGCCAGGTGGTGGAGGGCCTGCGGACAGCGGGCCTGCTGGACGCCTGGGCCACCGCCCACGGCCATGACCTGCCCATCGTGCGGGCGGTGGCGCGGGTGACCTCGGGAGAGTGGGCGCCTGGGGTGGGCGTCGCCAGCCTGATGGAGCGGGATGCCAAGGCGGAGGAACACGGCTAGACTCCGGGCCGCCAGCCGCCGTCACAGCGTCCACGACAGCCGTTTTGCGTCAGGCGCGGGTGGTGTGAATCGCCGCATCTTGTACAACATTCGGCAGACAGGTACAAGCCCTTGTACGCGCCGGGGGGCAGTGGTACAGTCGAGTCCTAGCCGGACACCGCGTCCTTCCCCGAGTTTCGAGTGCTCCCTTTTCCTGCCGCCCTGTCGGGAGGCGGGGCCGCCTGCTGCCGTTTCCTCGTCCCCACGCCCCCTCTTTCAAGGAGTTTCGCCATGACCACCCTTCCCGCCCAGCCGCTGACCACCTTCGACGACAATGCCCAGCACATCGCCCGGCGGCAGTACCTGCAACCCGGTGACGGCGATATCGGCGGCATGTTCCGGCGGATCGCGAACTGGGTGGCCGGGGCGGAAGTTCCAGAGGCGCGCCTCTCGTGGGCGCAGAAGTACTACGATCTGATGGCGGGCAAGAAGTTCTGCCCCGGCGGCCGCGTGCTGGCCGGAGCGGGCACACAGCACGGCAACGTGCTGAACTGCTTTGTGCAGGGCGCAACCGAGCATGACCCGGCCAGTTTCGAGGGCGTGATGGAAGTCGCCAAAAAGCTGGCCCTGGTGACCAAGGTGGGCGGCGGCAACGGCGTGAACCTGGACGTGTACCGCCCCCGCGCCCAGGGCAGCCGTCCCGACGCGGGCGTGCGCGGCTGGGTCTACATGAGTGCGGCGCACCCAGACGTGACCGACTTTACCCTGGGCCTGATGCGCCCGCCCACCCAGCCTGACGGCGACAAGCAGCCGGTGGCGGTGCGCAACTGGACGCGCGTGGTTTATGGTCAGGCCGTGCCCGCCGAACTGGTGGCGCTGGCCCGGCAGAACGGCGTGTCTGTCGTGCGTGCCCTGCCCGAGGGGGTGCAGGCTGTGCCTGACGATATGGGCGGCATCGTGGACGCGGCCCGCAAGGTGGCCGAGGACGCCAAACTGGGGCTGGAACCCCGCCTTGACCTCTCGGAAATGCGGGCCGAGGGTGCGCCGATCAAGGGTTCAGGCGGCACCAGCAGCGGCCCGGTCAGCTTCTTGATGGAGATTTTCGACAACGTTCTGGAATGGGCCAACCGGGGCGCGGAGGACGCGGGGCCGATCAACACGCTGCGGTACGTGTACGCGCCCGTCTTGCGGGTGGTCAGGCAGGGCGGCACGCGCAGGGGCGCAGGCATGGCGACCATCTCCATCGCGCACCCCGACGTGCTGGATTTCCTGACCGCCAAGGATCTGGACCGCGAGGCGTCCGAGGGAGATATCTCGACCTTCAACATCTCCATCCTGGTCACCGGGAAGTTCTGGGACACGCTTCAGGCCGGTGGCGTGTGGCCCATGAACGCGCAGGAGGTGCCGGGCAAGTACTACCTTGCGCCCCAGGAGGGGGGCTTTGACGGCCAGTGCCCCGAACTGCCCCAGCGCGCCGAGGACGGAGCGCGTGGTGTGCCGGTCTACGCAGTCGGCAAAGGCAAGAGCGCCGGGAGCGGCATTCCCGCCGCGTGGCTGTGGGATCAGATCGCGCAGCACGCCTGGAGCACGGGGGAGCCGGGATTGATCTTCAATGACCGCGTGAACGAATTCAGCGCCCTCAAGAACTTGGGCGAGCGCTACGAGATTCGCAGCACCAATCCCTGCGGCGAGATCCCGTTGACGGTGGGCGAACCCTGCGATCTGGGTGCGATCAACCTCGCCGCCTACGTGGACAACAGCACCTTCGACTACGCCACCTTCCGCGCCGATGTCCGCACCTGCGTGCGCTTTCTGGACGACGTGCTGGACGTGAACGTGTTCGCGCTGGAGGACAACCGCGTCGCCAGCCAGGATTTGCGCCGTCTCGGATTAGGCGTGATGGGGCTGGCCGACGCTCTAATCAAGCTGGGCCTGCGCTACGACAACGAGGCGGGCCGCGAGACCATCATGGACATCATGTCGGCGCTGCGCGAGGAAGCGATTGCCGAGAGCGAGCGCCTGGGCCAGGAGCGCGGCGTCTACCCGGTCTACACCCGCAACGCGGACAGGATGCCCCACGCGCCCCGGCGCAACGTGGCGGTGCTGACCGTGGCCCCCACCGGCACCACCTCCATGCTGATGGGCGTTAGCTCCGGCATCGAACCCGTGTTCTCGCCGTTCATCTGGCGCAAGATCGGCAGCGAGTACCGGGCGCTGCTGGCCCCCCTCTTCGTGGAGCTGCTGGAAACCTACCCCGCGCCCACCGGCATCCAGAAGGACGGCGGCTGGGACTGGGACAAGGTCACTGAAGCCGTCAGCGAGAACCACGGCAGCGTGGTGGGCCTGCCGTTTATTCCCGATGCCTTGCAGCAGGTGTTCGTGTGCGCCCACGACATCGCGCCGCAGGATCATGTGCGGATGCAGGGCACGGTGCAGCGGGCCTTCGACGCCGAGGGCTTCGCGGGCAACAGCCTGTCCAAGACCATCAACCTGCCCAACAGCGCCACCGTACAGGACGTGCAGGACGCCTACAGCGAGGCGTACCGCACCGGCTGTAAGGGCATCACGGTCTACCGCGACGGCTCGCGCCAGTTTCAGGTGCTGAGCACCAGCAAGAAAAAGGAGAAGAAGGAAGGTGATGCCCCCGCGCAGGCCGCCGCCGAGGTGATGGGCGAAGAGGCTCCGGCGCAGCCTGTGACGGCCCAACCTGCCGCCGCCCCCGCTCCTGCCCGTCCGCAGACCCCCAGCAAGCCGCAGTACGAGCGCCCCGCCCGCCTCTCGGGCATCACCGACATGGTCAAGCTGACCGATCCCACCAGCGGGCACCGCCGCTCGTTCCTGGTCACGGTCAACCACCTGAACGGCAAGCCGGTGGAGGTCATGGTCATCAGCGGGCGCGCGGGCGACGAGGCCAACGCCGACAGCGAGGCGCTGGGGCGCGTGGTGTCCATCGCGTTGCAGCACGGCGTTCCCGCCCAGGCGTTGATCAAGACCATGCGCGGCATCAACGGCGGGCTGTACGGCAGCTACAACGGGCGCTTGGTGGGCAGCAAGGCAGACCTGATCGCCGTGGCGCTGGAAACCTTCCAGAAGGACATGGCCGCCGGGCAGATCGCCGCGCAGGAAGCGGCGGGCCTGCCTCCCCTGGCCGGAGGCAGCGGCGTCGGCGCGGCTGGGGTCAGTGTGGAGGGCATGGACGGCGCATCCCGCGAACGTTGCCCCGTCTGCGAGGAACGGGCCGTGATTCGCGAAGAGGGCTGCCTGAAGTGCCAGGCTTGTGGTTACAGCAAGTGCGGGTGAGGAAAACGGGGGCTTCGGCCCCCATTTGCAACGCTCGATTTGTATAGGAGGTGATTGAAATGAACTCGACGCTCTAGGCGAACCTAGAACGTCGGAAACCAGAACATCTCGGCCTTGGGAGGCTATCTATGACTGGCTACTCTGCGAAAGTGTCCAGAGCTTACCCTCCCCAGGCCAGAAAGGCAACTCGGCGACAATCCGCCCGCCTCATCTGTCTAGTACTAAAGGAGAAGTATGCCTCGCAAAACTACCGGCGCAAAAGCCGCGTCCGCAGCATCTAAAGTTCTCTCAAACCCCAAAAGCTCAAAGGCTGAGAAGCGTGCAGCAGCAAGTGCCCTCAGTCAAGTCGAGAAGGGGAAGAAATGAAATCCTCGCATACAAGTCTGGATATGACCGTCCGTGTGAAAGGTCTGCTTTCCTCTCTCTACAAGGCACAGGTGACAGTGGAGAAGCACCCCTGTCCCTACTGTGGAGGTCAGGCGCAAGTACATCTTCATGATGGGAAAGTCGATGCTGTTCCTTGCTGTGACACATACGGGCCAGATCTTCAGCATCTGATCGACTTCAACCGATAAGATTTTGCGTTTGGGGCCACTCTTACGCGAAGGTGACCCCAACCAGCGGTTGATAATGATTTTTTGATCTTCCGCCCTTGCCCCCATTGCTCTTACAGCCAAAGGGTGGGGGCGTTTTCATGCTCGCTCAGCCACGGGGACGGCAGTTTTCCCTTACCCTGAGCCATGAACCTCGACGATTACCGCCGCCCCGGCCCGGCCCGATTGCGCCTGTACCTGTCGCTGCTGCTGATGTTGGTGCTGACCGCCGCCCTCGGCAAAAAACGCGACGGCGATCTGGGCACGCTGGAAACCCTGAAACGCAGCTCGTTCGCGCGGATCATGTTCATGGACATCGGCGCACTCAGCACGCTGGGGGCGCTGTATCTGGCCCTGAACGGCAAATCGCGGGTGCGCGTTCCGGCGGCGCTGGCCTCGCTGGCGGTGGGCAGTTTCTCGCTGCTGCCCGCCCTGGCCTACGAGGACTGGAAGGCCATGCAGGAGGGCGCAGACCAGCCGCCCCAGAACTGAGCCGCAGTGGGGGAGACCCGCCCCTTCTTCAACCATTGCTCAAGCCACGCTTCGGGGTGAACGGCTACAGTTTGCCCATGACGGCCCATCCGGTTCCGGCAGTTTCCCCTGGCTCTGCCCAGGGGGCGGCCACCCTGATCTTCAATGCCGGGGCCGGGGGCAGCAGCCACAGCAGCCCCGAGGCGCTGGCCGAGGCCCTGCACCACGCCGGCTACCGTCCGGTCTACCGCGCCACCGACGGCGAGGCCGACTTGCGCGCGGCCCTGGCCGATGTGTCCGGCCCGGTGTTCGTGGCGGGCGGCGACGGCACCGTGCGGGCGGCGGCGCTGCATCTGGCGGGGCGGGCGGACGTCACGCTGGGCATCATTCCCATGGGCACCGCCAACAACGTGGCCCGCACGCTGGGCATCGCCGGAGACCCGCAGGCGGTGATTGCCGCCTACGCCGGGGCGCAGGCCGCTCCCTTCGATCTGGGCCGCGTCACCGCTCCCTGGGGGCAGGACGTGTTTCTGGAGGCGCTGGGCTGCGGCCTGTTCGCCGAGGTCATGGCCGCCTACGATCCCCAGCAGGGCAAGAGTCCGCTGCGGGCGGTGGGCGCGCTGGGCGAGGTGATGCGGGCCTTCACGCCGCCGCCGCTGACCCTGACGCTGGACGGCGTGGCCCAGCCCCCGCTGGACTGCCTGCTGCTGGAGGTCATGAACACCCCCGCCACCGGCCCCCGCCTGCCGCTGTGCAGCGGGGCCGATCCCGGCGACGGCCTGCTGAACGTGGTGCGGGTGGACGCCAGGGACGGCGAGGGCCTGCTGACCTACGCGGCGGCGCTGGCGGCCGGGGACTTCGCGCAGCTGCCCAGCGTCACCAGCACCCCGGCCCGCTGCACCGAGATCCCGTACTGCGGCCAGCCCTTCCACGTGGACGGCGAGGTTCGCCCCGCCCGGCCGGACACGTTCGGCGTGGTGCGGGTGGAGGTCTGGGCGGCGGCCCTGCGGGTGCTGGTGCCTGCCGTAGAAGGAGGCTAGCCATGCAGAACAACCTGGTCTTTCGCGCGGGCGTGCAGGTGATGCGGGTGGACTTGCACGTCCACACCGAGGTCAGCCACGACTGCCGCACGCCGCTGCGCGACATTCCGGCGTGGATGCTGCGAACGAATACCCGCGTGATTGCCGTCACCGATCACGATCAGGCGCGCGGCGGCCCCGAACTGGCCCGCATCGTGGCCGATCTGGGCCTGCAAGACCGCCTGAGCATCATCCCCGGCGAGGAAGTCACCACCACCGAGGGCGAACTGAACGCCCTGTTCCTGCAAGAGCGCATCCCAAAGGGCCTGACCCCCGAAGAGACCGTGCGTGAAATCAAGGCCCAGGGCGGGCTGGTGATGCTCCAGCACGGCTTCGATCCCCTCAAACGCTACCGCCTGCGCCCCGAGGCCACCCGGCGCATTGCCGCCGACATCGACGTCGTGGAGGTCTTCAACTCGCGCCTGTCGCGGCACCACTGGAACGGGGTGGCGCTGGCCTGGGCGCAGGAGCGCGGTCTGCCGGTCTGCGCGGGCAGCGACGCCCACACCCTGCGCGACATCGGCGAGGCCTGGGTGGAAACGCCCTTCCGCACGGTTCGCACGCCCGCCGAGTTGCTAGCGGCGCTGCGCGACGGCGTCGTGGGCGGCCACTGGACGCACCCGGTCTACGCCTACGGGCGCAAGCAGTGGCGCACCCTGAACGGCCGGTTCCGGCGCCCCCGCTAACGCAGTGCCTGACACAACCAATAAAAAACCCGCCCTCTCGGACGGTGATAAGACAAAGATACCGTGGAATGCGGGATTTGTCAAATCTATGCATTGCCCCAAAATTCCCGCGTTGGGACGCTGTAAATCAAGAGACTCCGGTAGAAGCACTGCATACCCCGACGGTTGGCCCAGCCCACCAGATTCTTCGAGCATGACCAAGGACGCACAGGCATCGGCCAGAGTTGAGGCGTTATACGGACTCCGATTGAAAAGTGTTGAAAACACTTGGAAATCCGAGGGGGAGGAGCAGCGTCCTCATGGGCGTCTGTCCGCGACGATAGCGAGAACGAGGAAAACGGGTTCCGGACGTGGAGTGTAGAGATCGGAGCTGTCCCGATCTCTACACGAAACAGACGGAATCCGTGTCACTTCTTCAGCCCCCTAAGCTGGCAAGGCAGAAAACAAAAAACCCGCCCTCTCGGACGGTGATAAGACAACTATAGCGTGGAATGCGGCGCGTGTCAAATCTATGCAGTCGGTCTAAAACTTTCGTCTGGGACAGCGTTTGTAGAAGATGGACGACACCAGCTGTGAATAGGCGCCTGTGGCCTGAGAACGTCGTGGGTCACGTCAGGAAAAAAGTGGCTTCTCTCGAACCCAGAGAGCACACTGGCAATAAAAAACCCGCCCTTTCGGACGGTGATAAAACCAATATAGCGTGGAATGCGGCGGGCGTCAAATCTATGCAGTCGGTTAAAATCCCTGCGCTGGGACGACGTCGGGGAAGGGGCATTCGCAGCTTGGAGTGCATAGGGGCGGCCCCGCCGACGCTGGCCGCCCCGCTCCTGCCTAGTGGGCCACTTCCACCGCGCGGCTTTCCCGCACCACGGTCACCTGCACCTGCCCCGGATACTCCATGTCCTGCTCCACGCGCCCGGCGATTTCGCGGGCCAGCAGCACGGCCTGGGCGTCCGTGACCTTTTCCGGCTGCACGATCACGCGCACCTCGCGCCCCGCCTGGATGGCGTAGGCCTGCTGCACGCCGGGGAACGACACGGCGATCTGCTCCAGCTGTTCCAGCCGGCGCACGTAGGATTCCAGTTCCTCGCGCCGCGCGCCGGGCCGGGCCGCGCTGATGGCGTCGGCGGCGGCCACCAGCACGCTGTACAGCGTCTCGCCGTTCTCTGGATCGTGGTGGTGGGCAATCGCGTCGATGACCTCGTGCGGTTCGCCGAAACGTTTGGCGAGATTGATCCCGATCTCGACGTGGGTGCCCTCGATCTCGCGGTCGATGCTCTTGCCCACGTCGTGCATCAGGCCG from Deinococcus radiopugnans ATCC 19172 encodes:
- a CDS encoding DUF1802 family protein, encoding MTLSRPPALSALKEWDAQCQLLTLGRVSLLLRKGGILETHDGFEVEHRRFLLYPTFLHQNPQELQPQYQPLLRPDPAPGQIVLPALAEVVAVHKVESLEAALRLEPLQALTAGAIERRFHYRNRPWIHALLLRVRPLVTPLTLEETPDLLGCVSWVPLGDAAAQAGVAAVGEAGLHDRQDELERLLTA
- a CDS encoding class I SAM-dependent methyltransferase, which translates into the protein MQRPPFTALAAVYDAIMADVEYDYWADFVLTYARDGGLTLEGAAALDLACGTGGFTRELAATGLRVTGLDVSEDMLREARTRLPGVEFVAGDLRTFTLPGRFDLVTCVFDSLNNLLSVEDLTAALTRAQAHLKPGGLLVFDVNTRLGVRELWEGDAIEGLAPLPGGGEVHYHWSHHHDAASDLGVVQAFCRVEEGGELREFVETHRERGYDPADLEGPLQHAGFARWEIVEYPDYAPPMPDVPRVWVFAWAAEEAGAET
- a CDS encoding NAD(P)H-dependent glycerol-3-phosphate dehydrogenase translates to MSVLPVLGAGGWGTALAVGAARNGRDVTLWARRPELVTELERTRVNADYLPGVVLPEGLRFTADLGEAIRGADFALIVVPSVGVPPLLEQLPRELGVVLCAKGLAPDGGPLTGLARELGFARVAVLSGPNHAEEIGRGLPAATVVASADQPLALAVQSALMSPALRVYTSADEVGVELGGVLKNVMALAAGLVDGLELGDNAKAALITRGLREMRRYLLALGAQEDTVYGLSGLGDLVATATSRHSRNRAAGEAIARGQHPSPGGQVVEGLRTAGLLDAWATAHGHDLPIVRAVARVTSGEWAPGVGVASLMERDAKAEEHG
- a CDS encoding PHP-associated domain-containing protein — protein: MQNNLVFRAGVQVMRVDLHVHTEVSHDCRTPLRDIPAWMLRTNTRVIAVTDHDQARGGPELARIVADLGLQDRLSIIPGEEVTTTEGELNALFLQERIPKGLTPEETVREIKAQGGLVMLQHGFDPLKRYRLRPEATRRIAADIDVVEVFNSRLSRHHWNGVALAWAQERGLPVCAGSDAHTLRDIGEAWVETPFRTVRTPAELLAALRDGVVGGHWTHPVYAYGRKQWRTLNGRFRRPR
- a CDS encoding adenosylcobalamin-dependent ribonucleoside-diphosphate reductase, whose amino-acid sequence is MTTLPAQPLTTFDDNAQHIARRQYLQPGDGDIGGMFRRIANWVAGAEVPEARLSWAQKYYDLMAGKKFCPGGRVLAGAGTQHGNVLNCFVQGATEHDPASFEGVMEVAKKLALVTKVGGGNGVNLDVYRPRAQGSRPDAGVRGWVYMSAAHPDVTDFTLGLMRPPTQPDGDKQPVAVRNWTRVVYGQAVPAELVALARQNGVSVVRALPEGVQAVPDDMGGIVDAARKVAEDAKLGLEPRLDLSEMRAEGAPIKGSGGTSSGPVSFLMEIFDNVLEWANRGAEDAGPINTLRYVYAPVLRVVRQGGTRRGAGMATISIAHPDVLDFLTAKDLDREASEGDISTFNISILVTGKFWDTLQAGGVWPMNAQEVPGKYYLAPQEGGFDGQCPELPQRAEDGARGVPVYAVGKGKSAGSGIPAAWLWDQIAQHAWSTGEPGLIFNDRVNEFSALKNLGERYEIRSTNPCGEIPLTVGEPCDLGAINLAAYVDNSTFDYATFRADVRTCVRFLDDVLDVNVFALEDNRVASQDLRRLGLGVMGLADALIKLGLRYDNEAGRETIMDIMSALREEAIAESERLGQERGVYPVYTRNADRMPHAPRRNVAVLTVAPTGTTSMLMGVSSGIEPVFSPFIWRKIGSEYRALLAPLFVELLETYPAPTGIQKDGGWDWDKVTEAVSENHGSVVGLPFIPDALQQVFVCAHDIAPQDHVRMQGTVQRAFDAEGFAGNSLSKTINLPNSATVQDVQDAYSEAYRTGCKGITVYRDGSRQFQVLSTSKKKEKKEGDAPAQAAAEVMGEEAPAQPVTAQPAAAPAPARPQTPSKPQYERPARLSGITDMVKLTDPTSGHRRSFLVTVNHLNGKPVEVMVISGRAGDEANADSEALGRVVSIALQHGVPAQALIKTMRGINGGLYGSYNGRLVGSKADLIAVALETFQKDMAAGQIAAQEAAGLPPLAGGSGVGAAGVSVEGMDGASRERCPVCEERAVIREEGCLKCQACGYSKCG
- a CDS encoding diacylglycerol/lipid kinase family protein; this translates as MTAHPVPAVSPGSAQGAATLIFNAGAGGSSHSSPEALAEALHHAGYRPVYRATDGEADLRAALADVSGPVFVAGGDGTVRAAALHLAGRADVTLGIIPMGTANNVARTLGIAGDPQAVIAAYAGAQAAPFDLGRVTAPWGQDVFLEALGCGLFAEVMAAYDPQQGKSPLRAVGALGEVMRAFTPPPLTLTLDGVAQPPLDCLLLEVMNTPATGPRLPLCSGADPGDGLLNVVRVDARDGEGLLTYAAALAAGDFAQLPSVTSTPARCTEIPYCGQPFHVDGEVRPARPDTFGVVRVEVWAAALRVLVPAVEGG